A genomic window from Planctomycetota bacterium includes:
- a CDS encoding efflux RND transporter permease subunit — translation MLDAIIAFSLRNRLAVLAAALAVAVAGAVALERMPVDVFPDLDRPTVTVMTEAPGLAPEEVETLVTRHLEYLLNGATGVRRVRSSSGIGLSIVWVEFEWGTDIFRDRQIVAEKLQLARGRLPADATPVMAPVSSIMGEIMLLGLRDTRPIDGPDAARDSALAMRTLAEFTIRNRLLAIDGVAQVTVMGGILKQYQIITSPTRLAAQDVTLRQLVDAAAKANAIAGGGVMEDGTRESLIRISGQSFTLDEVGDTPVAWRAPRPVLVRDVADVVFGGPVKRGDGAVQLKEDGGTTGGPAVIIAIQKQPAAATLALDRRVDAVLDGIQADLPPGVTIERRIFRQADFIRAAIDNVVEAVRDGALWVVVVLFLFMWNLRVSVAALTAMPLSILATVLVFRGCGITLNTMTLGGIAVAIGDLVDDSIVDIENIYRRLRENRHAARPEHPLRVVFRASAEVRNSIVYATLIVTLVVVPLLSLTGLEGRMFAPLGLAYVIALLCSLAVSLTVTPVLGYLLLGRSRLLDEADDPWFLRLLKRLDAAVLRFTLRHARGVLVVVAILVVASVASIGWMGGEFLPPFNEGTLTIGVQTEPGTSLAESSRIARLVEAQVLEVPEVIALSRRTGRAELDEHAEGVHSSEIDVRLAPHERPIAGLGAAVLRLVPVLHLWGTERVGRPRDEVVADIRDRITTIPAVRLAIGQPISHRLDHILSGVRAQVVVKVFGSDLRELRAAAADIEARMAPIPGVVDLQVEPQVEIPQVRLRVDHREAARHGLAPGDVAELLETAYKGRLVSQVVEGDRSFGLVVWYDEESRASPAIINETILETPSGRRVALGQVAEVLDTTGPNTINREHVQRRIVVSCNVAGRDLAGVVADIRAAIAPVEERLRGLPGDAGVVLGGQFEARRDATRRLLILGTAAVVGVFMLLCKALGSWPAALQVLVNVPLAALGSVVALLIVNQPSAEALAAVPWWQWPRVWAGATTLSVAHSVGFITLIGIVSRNGIMMISHYLHLMRYEGEPFGERMVIRGSVERLAPVLMTAFTSFFGLLPLLFGAGQPGKEILEPLAVVVFGGMVGSTILDQIVTPALFFACGGRGLAVGEAGALTTAGATPFLDGSDRQAADGGPVAGESDS, via the coding sequence CGACCGGCAGATCGTCGCCGAGAAGCTCCAGCTCGCCCGCGGCCGGCTCCCGGCCGACGCCACCCCGGTCATGGCCCCGGTGTCGTCGATCATGGGGGAGATCATGCTCCTCGGCCTTCGCGACACGCGCCCGATCGACGGCCCCGACGCCGCGCGCGACAGCGCCCTGGCGATGCGGACGCTCGCCGAGTTCACGATCCGCAACCGGTTGCTGGCGATCGACGGGGTCGCCCAGGTGACGGTCATGGGGGGCATCCTCAAGCAGTACCAGATCATCACCTCGCCGACCCGGCTGGCGGCGCAGGACGTGACGCTGCGCCAGCTCGTCGACGCCGCGGCGAAGGCCAATGCGATCGCCGGTGGCGGAGTGATGGAGGACGGCACGCGCGAGTCGTTGATCCGGATCAGCGGCCAGTCGTTCACGCTCGACGAGGTCGGCGACACGCCGGTGGCGTGGCGCGCCCCGCGGCCGGTGCTCGTCAGGGACGTCGCCGACGTCGTCTTCGGCGGGCCGGTCAAGCGCGGCGACGGCGCCGTGCAGCTCAAGGAGGACGGGGGCACGACGGGGGGGCCGGCGGTGATCATCGCGATCCAGAAGCAGCCCGCCGCCGCGACGCTCGCCCTCGACCGGCGCGTCGATGCGGTCCTCGACGGGATCCAAGCCGATCTTCCCCCCGGCGTGACGATCGAGCGCCGGATCTTCCGGCAGGCCGACTTCATCCGGGCCGCGATCGACAACGTCGTCGAGGCGGTCCGCGACGGTGCGCTGTGGGTCGTCGTGGTGCTGTTCTTGTTCATGTGGAACCTCCGCGTCAGCGTCGCCGCGCTGACGGCGATGCCGCTGTCGATCCTGGCGACGGTCCTCGTGTTCCGCGGCTGCGGCATCACGCTCAACACGATGACGCTCGGCGGCATCGCCGTCGCGATCGGCGACCTCGTCGACGACTCGATCGTCGACATCGAGAACATCTACCGGCGCCTCCGGGAAAACCGCCACGCCGCGCGCCCCGAGCACCCGTTGCGCGTCGTGTTCCGGGCGTCGGCCGAGGTCCGCAATTCGATCGTCTATGCAACGCTGATCGTCACGCTCGTCGTCGTGCCCCTGCTCTCGTTGACCGGCCTCGAGGGGAGGATGTTCGCCCCCCTCGGCCTCGCCTACGTGATCGCCCTCCTCTGCTCGCTGGCGGTGTCGCTGACGGTGACCCCCGTGCTCGGGTACCTCCTGCTCGGGCGGTCGCGCCTCCTCGACGAGGCCGACGACCCGTGGTTCCTCCGCCTCCTCAAGCGGCTCGACGCCGCCGTCCTCCGCTTCACGCTCCGACACGCCCGGGGCGTGCTGGTGGTCGTCGCGATCCTGGTGGTCGCCAGTGTCGCGTCGATCGGCTGGATGGGGGGCGAGTTCCTCCCCCCGTTCAACGAGGGCACGCTGACGATCGGCGTCCAGACCGAGCCGGGGACGAGCCTCGCCGAGAGCAGTCGCATCGCCCGGCTCGTCGAGGCCCAGGTGCTCGAGGTGCCCGAGGTGATCGCGCTGTCGCGCCGCACCGGTCGCGCCGAGCTCGACGAACACGCCGAGGGAGTCCACTCCTCGGAGATCGACGTCCGTCTCGCACCGCACGAGCGGCCGATCGCCGGTCTCGGTGCCGCGGTGCTCCGGTTGGTGCCGGTGCTCCACCTGTGGGGGACGGAGCGGGTCGGCCGCCCCCGGGACGAGGTCGTCGCGGACATTCGCGACCGGATCACCACGATCCCCGCGGTGCGCCTCGCCATCGGCCAGCCGATCTCCCACCGGCTCGACCACATCCTCTCCGGCGTGCGTGCCCAGGTCGTCGTCAAGGTGTTCGGCAGCGATCTCCGCGAGCTCCGCGCCGCGGCCGCCGACATCGAAGCCCGGATGGCCCCGATCCCCGGCGTCGTCGACCTCCAGGTCGAGCCGCAGGTCGAGATCCCCCAGGTCAGGCTCCGCGTCGATCACCGCGAGGCGGCACGCCACGGCCTCGCCCCCGGCGACGTCGCCGAGCTGCTCGAAACGGCCTACAAGGGGCGGCTGGTCTCGCAGGTCGTGGAGGGCGACCGCTCGTTCGGATTGGTCGTGTGGTACGACGAGGAGTCGCGTGCCAGCCCGGCGATCATCAACGAGACGATCCTCGAGACGCCCTCGGGGCGCCGCGTGGCCCTCGGCCAGGTCGCCGAGGTGCTCGACACCACCGGGCCCAACACGATCAATCGCGAACACGTGCAGCGGCGGATCGTCGTCTCCTGCAACGTCGCCGGCCGCGACCTCGCCGGAGTCGTGGCCGACATCCGCGCCGCGATCGCGCCGGTCGAGGAGCGGCTCCGTGGCCTTCCGGGCGATGCCGGCGTGGTCCTCGGTGGGCAGTTCGAGGCGCGCCGCGACGCCACCCGCCGGCTGCTGATCCTCGGCACGGCGGCGGTGGTCGGCGTCTTCATGCTGCTGTGCAAGGCGCTCGGGTCGTGGCCGGCGGCGCTGCAGGTGCTCGTCAACGTGCCGCTGGCGGCGCTCGGCTCGGTGGTGGCGCTGTTGATCGTCAACCAGCCCTCGGCGGAGGCCCTCGCGGCGGTGCCGTGGTGGCAGTGGCCTCGGGTCTGGGCGGGGGCGACGACGCTGTCCGTCGCCCATTCGGTCGGATTCATCACCCTGATCGGGATCGTCAGTCGCAACGGCATCATGATGATCTCGCACTACCTCCACCTGATGCGTTACGAGGGAGAGCCGTTCGGCGAGCGGATGGTGATCCGCGGCAGCGTCGAGCGGCTCGCACCGGTGCTGATGACGGCGTTCACATCGTTTTTCGGACTGCTGCCCCTGTTGTTCGGTGCCGGCCAGCCCGGCAAGGAGATCCTCGAGCCGTTGGCGGTCGTCGTGTTCGGCGGGATGGTCGGGTCGACGATCCTCGATCAGATCGTGACGCCGGCGCTGTTTTTCGCGTGCGGTGGGCGGGGCCTCGCCGTCGGCGAGGCGGGCGCGCTGACGACGGCAGGCGCTACGCCGTTTCTCGACGGGAGCGATCGCCAAGCGGCCGACGGTGGTCCGGTGGCCGGAGAGAGCGATTCATGA
- a CDS encoding Uma2 family endonuclease — MATLPSAAPSRHLISVDAFHRMAETGILGPEDRVELIDGEIIDMSPIGVLHAAIVARLASYFSLRLGAAGGVWCQNPLHLDDFSEPEPDIAILRPRVDFYTASHPGAADVLLVIEVADTSLAYDLGTKVPLYARHGIPEVWVIDAATRQIRVFRRPVGGGEVGRPESSGYAEQASADPHEAVACATVVDDAGNGIPVELARLLPRLA; from the coding sequence ATGGCCACGCTCCCTTCTGCCGCCCCGTCCCGCCATCTGATTTCGGTGGACGCGTTCCACCGCATGGCCGAGACGGGCATCCTCGGTCCCGAAGACCGCGTGGAGCTCATCGACGGGGAGATCATCGACATGTCGCCGATCGGAGTCCTCCATGCGGCGATCGTCGCGCGACTGGCTTCGTATTTCAGCCTGCGTCTCGGGGCGGCGGGGGGCGTGTGGTGCCAAAACCCGCTCCATCTCGACGATTTCAGCGAGCCTGAACCCGATATCGCGATTCTCCGGCCTCGGGTCGACTTCTACACGGCATCGCATCCGGGTGCGGCCGACGTGCTGCTCGTGATCGAGGTTGCCGACACGAGCCTCGCCTACGACCTCGGTACGAAGGTGCCCCTCTACGCCCGCCACGGCATTCCGGAGGTGTGGGTGATCGACGCGGCCACGCGGCAGATCCGCGTGTTTCGCCGGCCGGTCGGCGGTGGCGAGGTCGGTCGCCCGGAGAGCAGCGGCTACGCCGAACAAGCGAGCGCCGATCCGCACGAAGCGGTCGCGTGTGCCACCGTGGTCGACGACGCCGGCAACGGGATTCCTGTCGAGCTGGCTCGACTCCTCCCGCGATTGGCATGA
- a CDS encoding glycosyl transferase produces the protein MSDFFQNGIVTTLHDLDQRGAGAPEAAVARAAERAAVTLVLPCLHAELDGPALEPFVGQLATIPWLRRIVIGLDRADAAGFRAARALFGRLPQPHHVIWNDGPRVAGLVAELAAEQLAPAAAGKGRNIWLCLGLVQALGDADVVALHDCDVVTFTPRMLARLVYPLLLPDAGFVFAKAFYPRVTDGVMYGRISRLFVTPLLRALRRCLPPSRYLEYLDSFRYPLAGECALRFGAARRLHLPCDWGLEIGVLTEMFRDHSTREICQVDIAAIYDHKHQPFPDATGSGDGLGRMSRDIALGLFRGLAAQGQVVDGALVRALVNAYQRIVLDLIDSHAADAALNGLALDRAAEARAVTFFAGCLLEAGQAFVDDDRLAPLAPTWDEVMSRVPDALSRLAAAVAADHAEP, from the coding sequence ATGAGCGACTTCTTCCAGAACGGCATCGTCACCACGCTCCACGACCTCGACCAACGCGGCGCGGGCGCGCCCGAGGCGGCGGTCGCCCGCGCAGCGGAGCGGGCGGCGGTCACGCTCGTGCTCCCCTGCCTCCACGCCGAGCTCGATGGCCCCGCCCTGGAGCCGTTCGTGGGGCAACTGGCGACGATCCCCTGGCTGCGGAGGATCGTCATCGGCCTCGACCGCGCCGATGCCGCCGGCTTCCGCGCGGCGCGGGCCCTGTTTGGGCGCCTCCCCCAGCCGCATCACGTGATCTGGAACGACGGCCCACGTGTCGCCGGGCTCGTCGCCGAGTTGGCTGCCGAGCAGCTCGCGCCGGCGGCCGCCGGCAAGGGACGCAACATCTGGCTGTGCCTCGGCCTCGTCCAGGCGCTCGGGGACGCCGACGTGGTGGCGCTCCACGACTGCGATGTCGTCACGTTCACGCCGCGGATGCTCGCCCGCCTCGTCTACCCCCTGCTCCTTCCCGACGCCGGCTTCGTGTTTGCCAAGGCGTTTTATCCGCGCGTCACCGATGGCGTGATGTATGGCCGCATCAGCCGGCTGTTCGTCACGCCGCTGCTCCGCGCCCTGCGCCGCTGCCTGCCCCCGAGCCGGTACCTCGAGTACCTCGACAGCTTCCGCTATCCGCTTGCCGGCGAGTGTGCGCTGCGGTTCGGCGCCGCGCGGCGGCTGCACCTGCCGTGCGACTGGGGGCTCGAGATCGGCGTCCTCACCGAGATGTTCCGCGATCATTCGACGCGCGAGATCTGCCAGGTCGACATCGCCGCCATCTACGACCACAAGCACCAGCCCTTCCCCGACGCCACCGGGAGCGGCGACGGCCTCGGGCGGATGAGCCGCGACATCGCCCTCGGCCTGTTTCGGGGGCTCGCCGCCCAGGGGCAGGTCGTCGACGGGGCGCTGGTCCGGGCGCTGGTCAACGCCTACCAGCGGATCGTGCTCGACCTGATCGACTCGCATGCCGCTGACGCGGCGCTCAACGGCCTCGCGCTCGACCGTGCGGCCGAGGCGCGCGCCGTGACGTTCTTCGCCGGCTGCCTACTCGAGGCGGGGCAGGCCTTCGTCGACGACGATCGGCTCGCGCCGCTCGCCCCGACCTGGGACGAAGTGATGTCGCGCGTCCCCGACGCGCTCTCCCGGCTGGCTGCCGCCGTCGCGGCGGACCACGCCGAGCCGTAG
- a CDS encoding SDR family oxidoreductase, producing the protein MSARPLLGRVALVTGGAKRTGRALCLALAEAGADVVVHYRHSHAEALEVVAAIEALGRRALPLAAHLDDAEATAAAFATAAERLGGLDILVNNASAIVWKTLGEMDVAEWHHGIDHTLHITHHACRAALPFMRRRGFGRIVNIIDVDADSPLAVPMVTPYKIGKAGVLLLTRTLAVTEAPHGITVNGVSPGTLDNSERKPPLDRIPAGRYGTVDDVARAVLFLADPASGYVTGTNIKVSGGYLI; encoded by the coding sequence ATGAGCGCCCGACCGCTCCTCGGAAGGGTGGCGCTGGTCACCGGCGGTGCCAAGCGCACGGGCCGGGCACTGTGTCTGGCGCTGGCCGAGGCGGGTGCCGACGTCGTCGTCCACTATCGCCACAGCCATGCCGAGGCGCTCGAGGTGGTGGCGGCGATCGAGGCCCTGGGGCGGCGTGCCCTGCCCCTGGCGGCCCACCTCGACGACGCCGAGGCGACGGCCGCCGCCTTCGCCACCGCGGCCGAGCGCCTCGGCGGCCTCGACATCCTCGTCAACAACGCCTCGGCGATCGTCTGGAAGACGCTCGGCGAGATGGACGTCGCCGAGTGGCACCACGGCATCGACCACACGCTCCACATCACCCACCACGCCTGCCGTGCGGCACTGCCCTTCATGCGGCGCCGAGGCTTCGGCCGGATCGTCAACATCATCGACGTCGATGCCGACTCGCCGCTCGCCGTGCCGATGGTCACCCCCTACAAGATCGGCAAGGCGGGCGTGCTCCTGCTGACGCGCACGCTGGCGGTCACCGAGGCACCCCACGGGATCACCGTCAACGGCGTCTCCCCGGGCACGCTCGACAACTCCGAGCGCAAGCCGCCGCTCGACCGGATTCCCGCGGGGCGGTACGGCACGGTCGACGACGTGGCGCGGGCCGTGCTGTTTCTCGCCGACCCGGCCAGCGGTTACGTCACCGGCACCAACATCAAGGTCTCCGGGGGCTACCTGATCTGA